The sequence below is a genomic window from Lycium ferocissimum isolate CSIRO_LF1 chromosome 9, AGI_CSIRO_Lferr_CH_V1, whole genome shotgun sequence.
ccaaatcatcaaTTTGTCAAAAACACAATAAATCTAACAAACCCATGTAACccacttttttttccaagtatGTCTGCACTTCAGTCGTGCATGTATGCATGAACTACATGTAAAAATGGGTTGAAATTTAAGACATGTACGTCTGAACAAGAAGAGCGAGAGAAAGCAGGGGGTCGAAAGCAGGGGTATACGTGCAAGAAAAACACAAAGTGAGTATTGCTTAACTAGCATACCCAAAATAGGATACCCCATGAAAATTTTACGAAATTCAGTCATTTAACCATCGAAGAGTTGCAATAACAACTCTTTAGAAGAACTAAGACACAATCTTTGCAGATACTTATTACCTCGTATTAATACATTTCAGAGTTAAATacatgagaaaaatatttttacttttttgtttttcgtgATTTTCacttcattattattatgctaCACGCTTGAATACTATTTTAGTGGGcaaaatcaaccatatttatatcAATAAAAAGTAACTAACGCCAAGTAAATCAATTTAAGCGTACTTAAGTTACCATAAAGGTCATGATGAGATAATTAAAATTCATTCACCTTTAACTAGAGATTTCAGGTTCGAGCCCTGAGAATCTGGAGCTTCATAATAAGAAACTCTTTACTCCCTGTAGGCTAGTAGACCTACGTGATACAATTTGAATTAGTCCAACCAATCCTTTTCACAAATCGAGTGACAAAATGACGTAAATGTAAAAGAGAAATGACAAAATGGTTCCTTAATTTTGGGATAGGTTTAAAATAGTCCTGAAAGATACCTGTGAGCAGCTTTAGttctttaagtttgtcaaaaataagtatttttagtGTCCgccaaatatttaacaaattctGAAGTTAGATTTAAAGAaaacagaaagaaagaaaaaactaacCGGAAACACCTATAGGTCCAACaaatctatttaaaaaaaaaattaacataaaaAATTGCACTAGACACTAAAAACGGTGGACTTTGCACATCAAAAAACCACACAAATCACAATGTACAATAAAAATAtggtagaaattttaaaaagtacacCTCCAAATGTAAGTTTCCTTCAAATCTCTCTTTTTTAACAGTTACTTttaaatccaacaaccaaaattTGTTAAAATATTTGACAAAGAGGAAGAGTGCACGATTTCGACAAACTTGAATTGACTAAATTGCTCAGAAGTATATTTAATTGACTATTCTAAATCTACCAAACACAACtgcttatttttgtcattttctcaaaTGTAACACGTGAAATTTAGGAAAAGGTTGTAAAGACCAACACTTCTCTTGCCTTTATTTACACTTTATTGGAACGCTGTACTATTCTGATTCTTTAGAAGATTCTCTTGTTATACCATccatctctttttttcttcataaaataataaagttggCAAATTTGCAATTCCCTCAAGTTTCTAAAAGCACACGTTTGTGGATATTAGCATTTGGTTCATCAAAATTTTCTAAACAACTCTCAAATTTATTTGATATCCTTTGCAAGATGACAGCTCCTACTGGGGAAAATTCGACAGAAAGGTGAAATTTTTAATCCCCCTTTAGCTTTTATTtggtaaattttcttgaatgtttgGCAAGATTTGATCTGGGGTCTGACttgttgttgcattttgttgaTTGGTACAAAAAAGAGAGTTTCTTGTTGCATTTTCCCACATCAAGGTGAATTTTTTAATCCATTTTTAGCTTCAATGTAGTGAATAGATTTTAATATTTGCCAAGATTTGATCTGGGGGCTGATCTCTTGTTGCATTTTGCTGATCTTAATAAGAATGAAAGTTtcttttggggggggggggggggtgggttgCATTTTGGATCTTAATAAGAATGAAAGTTtcttttggggggggggggggagttctgctattaaattttttattttttcatgaataagCTGAAgctcccattttttttttggaattgttATGATTGGAGCTAGTTGTTTTGATAACTTTCTTGGTTCATGATTGAATCCATTTATCTCCATAAGTCCATTAGAAGTTCTTCATCTATTACTTGGAAGTTTTGAGATTCTTGAATCCAATTTGTGCTTGATTGAAACCATTGATCTCAATCTCATTGTGTGCCATTTGGAAATTCTACATCTTTGATGATTCCACTGTTATTGTAACATGTCCTTGACACTTTGATTTGTTTGAATCTGATTAATGTAAAGCAAAAATGTAAGATGTGTTCTTTTTGCTAAGCAGATCTAAACTCAGTCTTCTCACTTAGTTTTCGATTGATCAATTGAGAatttggtcatctttaccaatttcTTGTTTCTGGCTTATAATATTAAGGCTAATGGCTTCTGTTAACTTCATTTTGTTGCAAATTCTTTCATTTATAGGATGTGCCTTCTGTTTTATCCTGACTGGTATATGAGCTTCATCGTGACTATTGGACATAGGCTTATCTCacaatttaatttatttccAATCTATTCTCACTTTTCATCCTCTGACTGAATGTTTTCTAGTATCTGTAGCCCTAAAAACTGTACTTCTCATCAAGGGTAATTGAAGCTCGTATGCTGTATGAGAAAATATCTAGTCCAGACTCATACGTAAAGAAATTGATAACTGGATTTTTGAACTTTAGCTGGGTTTTATGCTACAGAGTTCCAAGTATAGCCACTATTGAATAGAAATCACAATGCTTCCCAGAAACCGTAGCAACTTAGTGCACATTTTAACTTAATTGTATCATTGAGATATTGTTATCATCAATGCTTCATCCTTATCATAATTTCTTGGCCGTCGTACAAAATGTACAGGAAATACACATACTAATGTTTaaccttttattttttgagaatATAGCAGAGACAGGCCAACATTTAGAATCAATGAATTCGGGATGGGCTTGTGTTGTTGCATGTATTGATGTctttaaattgattttaaagcATCCACATGGTCCTAAATAAAGGCAGTGGGTGTCGTTAAGTCTAGATTCATCCACGGAATGTGAATGCACCTTACATTCATTTACAAGTTTAATATTAcaccaaaaaaattgtttggaGATTGTTGTGTGTTGGAGCCAGAAAGCAAAGCTAAACTACTATATCTTCTTTTAGCAGTTCTTCATCTCTCGCAACACTTGCTCCCCTTCAAGCAGTTCTATTTGACGTAGACGGAACTTTATGTGATTCAGATCCTCTTCACTATTATGCCTTCCGTGAAATGCTTCTAGAGGTACCAACAATTAATCCCTTTCCGTTTAGAGAAAAAGCTTTCTTTAGGGGGCTTATACAGAAGTTACTGATATTTGGGAAAATGTCAATCATGTTTCTCATAACTGCTGGCGATTTGTGTTCTGCAGATAGGCTACAACGGCGGTGCGCCAGTTGATGAGGAGTGGTACATCAAGACTATTGCTGGGAAACACAACGACGATATTGCTTCTGCCCTTTTCCCTGATGATCAGGAACGGGGCATTAAATTCTGTGATGACAAGGAAGCTATGTTTAGAAGGTTTGGAATTCCCTGCACATGTAACTTGTGCATTTCAATTGACCTTATATTCAATTTCATTCCTCCAGTCTAATAGCCGTTTTTGGTACAATATAGGATGGTGAACGAGCAGTTGAAACCTATAGATGGTCTGTACAAGGTGAAGAAATGGATTGAAGACCGTGGGCTGAAACGGGCTGCAGTTACCAATGCGCCTAGACTAAACGCTGAACTGATGATAGAAAAACTTGGCCTAAAGGATTTCTTTGATGTGATTATTATTGGAAGTGAGTGTGAGCGCACAAAACCAAATCCTGACCCGTACTTGAAGGCCCTTGAACTGCTTCAGGTGTCAAAGGACCACACATTCATATTTGAGGTCTGATTTCTTTGTTCGCGacaattttcattttcttgttttaacCATTAAAACTCATACTAATATTTCTTCGATTGTTAGGATTCTTTTTCGGGAATAAAAGCAGGGGTGGCAGCTGGGATGCCTGTTGTTGGCTTGGCAACCCGAAATCCACCTCACGTACTTATGGAAGCAAAACCTGCTTTTCTTATTAAAGATTATGAAGATGCGAAGCTATGGGCAGCTCTAGAGGATATCGACAAAAAGTCAGGTGCCACAACAACCACAGTCTGAGACGTATGCATACTAGGTGAAATAtctgttattgttgttgaagtgGAACTCAACAGAGTTAATTGGACTTGCTTCATCGAAGCCTTGGATTTTCTTTTCATAAACATAAAGAGGGAAATGgtattatcattatttttcttcCGTAAAATCAGATTGATAGGTCCAACAGTTGATACCGATTTAAGGAGTACTATATGAAAACTGGCTATGGTGACTGTTCATTGACCATAGCTTGTTCATTGACGTCCCGTTCGGTTTAATAGTAGCCTTTATAATTCACTCCACCATACTTGTAGACCTTGAGAACAAAAGagtttataatttataataacTTGTTTATTATACTCTATGAGTTGAGATGTCAACTTCCCCATATCTGTTTGAATTCCTCTGTATGAAGATGTTACATAGTAGTAAATCAGTGGTTCAATTATGCCTTCATCCCATTCTAGTTCACGTCGGTGATGTGACATGTTTGTTTCCAAGTTTAATATGTTTTGTTGGATAGGTCCTATAACATTGATCCCTAAGATGTTACAAATCAATCTACTATGGCTTAACCTCAAATTAGCTCATGTTGGTATTAAAAAATTTAGGTTTTACACGGTTGCAAATTCTATACTTAGAGATCTATCATGGTAAAATTATTCTTACATTGATAATCAAACTACTGTAATCCTCTTTTGGTAAGGTCTATAAAAATAGTACTGAATAAGATTGTATTAGTAATGTAGGAATTAGTTATACTTGGATTAGTTATGCTGAGATTATTTCTATTTGGTGTGgtgtattaaaaaataacatgcattgcatcattttcttaaaattatttgtttacaaaaataccctccacaTTAATTAGCTATGAGGGACATCAAGGGCAATTTTGTCTTTAACCATGCTTGTATTAATAGTCTTGGTGCTGCTAATGCCATGGTTTGCtatgtattagttatacataGAATAATGAGTACCAAATAGGGTGTATAACTAATATTTGTATTAGTTATACAAAGGTTGAAAAAGTGTACCAAACAAAGGATTAGTAATACCAAAGCTAAtacatgtattattttctctaatacATCCTACTAAACGACCCTAACTTCTAAGCTTATGACAGAGTAGGTTTTGTGAAATGATGTTGCGATTATAGCTATGCAAAAAAGCCTGCATTTCCCTTGTGCAACATCATTCTATGAGGGCAGATATTTACAAACTTTACAAGTTCTTTTTGTAGCTCATAACGTAACTGAGGCTTTTGCTTGCCATCGGCATCATAATTTGTGAAGCAGCAAATTGAATCTGGCAGAATTCATTGATACTGCcaacgaaaaaaaaaaccagcaTCATTCAAGATTCAAAACTGCTAATAATGTAACTTAGTTTAAACCCATAACAAGATGCTATGTCTTTGAAAAACCTATGTTTAGAGCAACAAC
It includes:
- the LOC132030248 gene encoding haloacid dehalogenase-like hydrolase domain-containing protein Sgpp isoform X1, coding for MTAPTGENSTESSSSSLATLAPLQAVLFDVDGTLCDSDPLHYYAFREMLLEIGYNGGAPVDEEWYIKTIAGKHNDDIASALFPDDQERGIKFCDDKEAMFRRMVNEQLKPIDGLYKVKKWIEDRGLKRAAVTNAPRLNAELMIEKLGLKDFFDVIIIGSECERTKPNPDPYLKALELLQVSKDHTFIFEDSFSGIKAGVAAGMPVVGLATRNPPHVLMEAKPAFLIKDYEDAKLWAALEDIDKKSGATTTTV
- the LOC132030248 gene encoding haloacid dehalogenase-like hydrolase domain-containing protein Sgpp isoform X2 encodes the protein MTAPTGENSTESSSSLATLAPLQAVLFDVDGTLCDSDPLHYYAFREMLLEIGYNGGAPVDEEWYIKTIAGKHNDDIASALFPDDQERGIKFCDDKEAMFRRMVNEQLKPIDGLYKVKKWIEDRGLKRAAVTNAPRLNAELMIEKLGLKDFFDVIIIGSECERTKPNPDPYLKALELLQVSKDHTFIFEDSFSGIKAGVAAGMPVVGLATRNPPHVLMEAKPAFLIKDYEDAKLWAALEDIDKKSGATTTTV